The DNA window CCTGCTGCAGGCGCTGCCCACGCTGGATATCGGCGATACGCTGATCGGTGCAGTGACCCTGTTGATCCTGATATTTTGGCCGAAACTTGGCCTGAGGGTGCCGGGCCATTTGCCGGCGTTGCTGGCAGGTACGGCGGTGATGGGCATTCTGGCGCTGTTTGACCACCCTGTAGCAACCATCGGCTCTCGTTTCAGCTACCTGCTGGCCGACGGTACGCAGGGCCAGGGCATTCCGCCCATTTTGCCGCAGTTGATGCTGCCGTGGGCTCTGCCGGCCGGGGACGGCAAGCCGATGGCGCTGAGCTGGCAGACAATTTCCGCCCTGCTACCGGCGGCATTCTCCATGGCCATGCTGGGCGCCATTGAATCCCTGCTGTGTGCCGTGGTGTTGGACGGCATGACCGGCAAGAAACACAACTCCAATACCGAGCTTATCGGCCAGGGGGCGGGCAATATTATCGCTCCGTTCTTTGGCGGCATTACCGCCACTGCCGCCATTGCGCGTTCCGCAGCCAACGTGCGCGCCGGGGCCACTTCGCCCGTGTCCGCCATTATCCATGCGTTGCTGGTGCTGTTGGCGCTGCTGGTGCTGGCGCCGTGGCTGTCCTGGCTGCCGCTGGCGGCAATGGCGTCGCTGCTGCTGATGGTCGCCTGGAATATGAGTGAGGCCCATAAGGTGGTTTATTTACTGCGGCGGGCACCGAAGGACGACATTCTGGTGATGCTGCTGTGCCTGTCGCTGACGGTGCTGTTTGATATGGTGATCGCCATTACCGTAGGCATAGTGCTGGCTTCGCTGCTGTTTATGCGTCGCATTGCACGCATGACACGCTTGAGCGAACTGAGCGCCGAAAACGGCCGTCTGGTGCTGCGAGTGAATGGTCCATTATTCTTCGCCGCCGCCGAACGCATTTTTAACGAGTTGCTGGTACGCAGTGAAAGTTATGACGTGATTGTCTTGCAGTGGGATGCGGTACCGGTGCTGGACGCCGGTGGCCTGGATGCCCTGCAGCGCTTTATCGAAGCCCTGCCACCAGGCAAGCAACTGGCGATCACCGATATGCCGTTCCAGCCGTTGAAAACGCTGGCACGTGCGCGGGTACAGCCGATTGAGGGGAAACTGCATTTCTACGCAACGCTACCCGAAGCCTTGGCCGAGCTAGACGCCTAAAAACCTAAAGCCCGACAAGTCGGGCTTTAGGTTGCTGACAAACCCGTATAAAGGTTGAATCGGTAGGGGTCGAACATGTTCGACCCGATTTAACTCGTTGATTATGCTATAGGGCGCAGCATGCAGCGCCCCTACCACTAAGCAACAGAGCTCTTTATCAACCGTCTGAGAGTTTGCTTATCGTACTTAGTTGCTGGTATCGAGCTCTGGGAAGCTCTTCACCAGATCGTCGATGGCTTTCATCTGCACCAGGAACGGCTCCAGCTTGTCCAGCGGCAAGGCGGACGGGCCATCACACTTGGCACTGTTCGGCTCTGGGTGCGCTTCAATAAACAGCCCAGCCAGGCCAACCGCCATACCGGCACGCGCCAGTTCGGCAACCTGCGCACGACGACCGCCGGATGCGGCACCAAACGGGTCACGGGTCTGCAGGGCGTGGGTCACGTCGAAGATCACCGGATGACCGCCAGTGGCATTTTTCATCACGTTGATACCCAGCATGTCGACCACCAGATTATCGTAACCAAAGTTGCTGCCGCGATCGCACAAGATCACCTGATCGTTACCGCCTTCCTTGAACTTGTCGACGATATTGCCCATTTGGCCCGGGCTGACGAACTGAGGTTTCTTGACGTTGATCACCGCACCGGTTTTCGCCATCGCTTCTACCAGATCGGTTTGGCGTGCCAGGAACGCCGGCAGCTGGATCACGTCAACCACTTCGGACACCGGCTGCGCCTGTGAAGCTTCATGCACGTCGGTGATGGTTTTCACGCCGAAGGTCTTTTTGATTTCTTCGAAGATCTTCATCCCTTCTTCCAGACCTGGACCACGGTAAGAGTGGATGGAAGAACGATTGGCTTTATCAAAAGAAGCTTTAAAAACGTAAGGGATGCCCAGTTTTTGCGTCACGGTGACGTAGTGTTCGCAAATGCGCATCGCCAGATCGCGTGATTCCAGCACGTTCATACCGCCAAACAGCACAAACGGCAGATCGTTCGCTACGTTGATGTCACCAATGCTAACCACTTTCTGTTTCATGCTTTCGCCTTTGTTGATGTTAAATCAAATGAATTAATGCAGCGTGACCTGTTTCGGTTCAATCGAGTGGATCTGTACTTTGATCACTTCGCTGACCGGATCTTCAGGACACTGTTCGACAAAATAATTGAGATCGGAAATAGCAATATGGTTGCATTCCAACTGGGCGTAAATCAGCCCACGGTCACGGATTTCGTACGGGTCATCCGGATCGAAACACAGCACCGTTTCGCTGGCGCGCAACGCCATTTCCATCTGTTGTTCTTCCATCAGGGCGGCTTTCAGCGTATCGAGCATCTTACGCACCACCATGACGTTTTCTGACTCATCGAGATCATCGTCTTCCAACTCGGCGCCCAGACCCAGGTTGCCCTTGATCCACACTTCCAGTTGATGCTCGTTTAGCGTCTCACCGTTCAACGGATTGATCAGCCACATCTCTTCATCCAGCCAGTCTGCCCGCAGGATCAGTTGAGTGGGGAAAATCACCGGCAACAGCGGTAAATCCAGATGCGCTGCGATGTGCAGGAAAATAGTGCCAAGGGAAACCGGCGTGCCCTGCCGCCCTTCCAGCACCTTGTCGAGCCAAATCGCGTCGGACAGACGATACACGCCGCCGGCGCCGCCAAAACCCCAGGTTTTGAAGAACAGTTCAATGAGTGCGTCAAGTTGCTGTTCCTGGCTGAGATCCTTTGGCATCGCCGCACGTGCTTCATCGACCAGCTGTTGCAGCTTGCGTTCGACTTCGGCGGTAGGGAAATCACGCCGCACGGACTGCGAAACCAGGATCACGCCCGCGCTCAGCAGCGCGGTGTTAAATTCAAAATCAGCAATGCTACTCATAAGTATCCCATCAGAAAGGGTATTTTCGTCGTGGCAAGTTTAATTATCAGGTACAGACAGCCCAACGCCAGCACAAACGCCAGGGTGCGCAGGTTCTTACTTTTGGTCTTCTTGCCCAATGCGACGTAGCCAAGCAGGATATAGATAATAACGCCAAACAGCTTCTCGGTCAGCCACGAGTCCATACCCAGCAGCGGATAAAGCTTGAACATCACCACCAACGCGATACCACTGACGAACAACACCGTATCATTTATGTGCGGCGTTATCTTCACCCAGCGCTTGTTCATCATTGCCGAGTCTCGCCATTTCCAGAAAAATCGCAATACAAACAAGATAATACTGATGGTGACTGTCAACAGGTGCAGATGTTTTAACGCTGAGTAGACTGCCATATTGCTTCCTTTTGTTTATTCGCCGTGTGCTTTGTTTTTGTTAGTTCTCAGTTACTGCTGCGGCCATTGGCCAAAAGTCACGCGATCGTTATCACCGTAGTCACGGCGGGTAGCGATCGAAATAAAACCGGCGGCCTGCAGCAATGCGCGCACGCTCTCGCCCTGTTGCCAACCGTGCTCCAGCAACAGCCAGCCCTGTGGCTGCAGATACTGCGGTGCCTGTTGCACAATAGCGGATAAATCCGCCAACCCGTGCTGCTGCGCGACCAGTGCGCTGCTGGGTTCGAAACGTACGTCGCCCTGCGCCAGATGCGGATCGGCGGCGTCGATATACGGAGGATTACTGGCGATCAGGGCGAAAGTTTGCCCTGCCAGAGGCGCAAACCAACTGCCCTGAAGAAATTGTACGTTGCCGATCGCCAGCTTCTGCGCATTATGCTGCGCCAGCGCTACGGCCTCAGGCTGTAAATCAACGCCGGTCACCCTGCAGTCCTGGCGTTCGCTGGCCAGCGCCAACGCAATGGCACCGGTGCCGGTGCCAAGATCGAGGATGTTGCAAGAGGATGACGGCAGGCGCTCCAGCGCCAGTTCCACCAGGCATTCGGTGTCCGGACGTGGGATCAGGGTGGCCGGCGAGACCGATAGCGGCAGCGACCAAAACTCGCGTTCTCCAATCAGATAAGCCACCGGCTCGCCACGTTCGCGGCGCACCAGCAGCCTTTCCAACTGTTCTTGCTGTTGTTGCGTCAGCAAAGTTTCGCCAAATGCCATCAGAAAGGTTCTGGCCCGGCCGGTCACGAAACCCAGCAGGATTTCCGCGTCACGCCGGGCACTGTCACTCTGCGTCAACCGGGCAGCCGCGGCTTTCAGCCAGGATTGATAATCCATTACTCTGGCTCAGCGGACAGCGCGGCGAGCTGGTCGGCCTGATATTCCTGCACAATAGGTTGGATCAGCATGTCCAGCTTGCCCTCCATCACCTCATCCAGACGGTACAATGTCAGGTTGATTCGGTGGTCGGTCACGCGCCCCTGCGGGAAGTTGTAGGTGCGGTTGCGATCGGAGCGGTCGCCGGTACCCAACAGATTACGACGGGTTGATGCCTCGGCCTGCTGGCGCTTGGCCATTTCGGCAGCGCGGATACGCGCCCCCAGCACTGACATCGCCTTGGCTTTTGTTTTTGTGCTGTGAACGTTCGTCCTGACACTCCACCACAATACCGGTTGGCAAGTGGGTAATACGGATAGCCGAGTCGGTGGTGTTAACGTGCTGGCCACCGGCACCGGAGGAACGGAAGGTATCGATTTTCAGATCGCCGGCATTGATCTCCGGCAGCTCGGCTTCCGGCACCGCCGGCATCACCGCCACGGTACAGGCGGAGGTATGAATACGCCCCTGCGACTCGGTTTCCGGCACGCGCTGCACGCGGTGGCCACCAGACTCAAACTTCAGTTGGCCGAAAACGCCGTCGCCAGACACCTTGGCAATCACTTCTTTATAGCCGCCGTGCTCACCTTCGTTAGCACTCATGATCTCGACGCGCCAGCGACGTGTTTCGGCATAACGGCTGTACATACGGAACAGATCGCCGGCGAAAATCGCCGCTTCGTCACCGCCGGTACCGGCACGCACTTCCAGGAAGCAATCGCGCTCATCATCCGGATCTTTCGGCAACAGCAGCACTTGTAATTGCTGCTCCAGCTCTTCCGTTGCCGCCTTGGCGTCTTTCAACTCTTCCTGCGCCATTTCGCGCATTTCCGGGTCATCCAGCATCATTTCTGCCGTGGCCAGATCGTCTTGCACCTTACGCCATTCAAGGAAACAGCGGCTGACATCGGTCAACTGTGCGTATTCGCGCGACAGCGCGCGGAACCGATCCTGCTCGGCAATAACGCCGGCATCGCCGAGCAGCGCCTGCACTTCTTCATGGCGCTCTTGTAACGCTTCCAGTTTGGCAACAATAGAAGGCTTCATGCGTGGTATTAAACCCTGTTAATAAAGAGAAAACTAATGCTGATCCAGCCCGAGGCTGTCGCGTAATAATTGCAAACCGCTCCACGTCGCCATCGCCGGCGGCCTGTTGGAGGGATTTGGTAGGGGCATGAATAAGACGGTTGGTCAGCCGGTGGGCCAGCTCGTGGATAACCTGCTCCACGTCCGCGCCCTGCGCAATGGCGGCCAGGGCTTTGGCTTCCATTTCCGCACGGATCTGATCGGCCTGTGAACGGTAGTCGCGGATGGTTTCCACTGCGCCCTGCGAGCGCAACCAGGCCATAAAGTTGATGCTTTCCTGCTGGACGATAGACTCAGCCTGCACCGCCGCGGCCTTGCGCTGCGCCAGGTTGCTCTGAATGATGGCGTGCAGATCGTCCACGCTATATAAATAGGCGTTAGCCAGCTTGCCCACTTCCGGTTCGATATCGCGCGGTACGGCAATATCCACCAGCAGCATTGGCTGGTTGCGGCGCGCTTTCAGCGCTCGCTCCACCATCCCTTTACCGATGATCGGCAGTGGGCTGGCGGTAGAACTGATAATAATGTCGGCGTCCGCCAGGCGTTCGTCGATTTCCGGCAAGGTGATCACTTCTGCGCCGACTTCGTCCGCCAGCAGCTGGGCGCGCTCGCGGGTACGGTTGGCAATAATCATATGCCGTACTTTATGCTCGCGCAGATGACGCGCCACCAGTTCAATGGTTTCACCGGCCCCCACCAACAGGACGTTCAGTTCGGCAAGGGATTCGAATATCTGGCGTGCCAGGGTACAGGCGGCAAAGGCCACGGATACCGCACTGGCGCCGATTTCGGTTTCGGTACGTACGCGTTTGGCGACGGAGAAGGATTTTTGGAACAGGCGCTCAAGCTCACCAGACAGTGACTGCCCGCGTTGGGACTCGGCAAAGGCTTTCTTCACCTGCCCAAGAATTTGCGGTTCGCCCAGCACCAGTGAATCCAACCCGCTGGCCACGCGCATCAGGTGGCTAACGGCTTCGTTGCCGTGGTGCCAGTACAGGCTTTTACTCACCTCTTCCGGGCGCAGGTGGTGGTACTCACACAGCCAGGAGACCAGCTGTTCGTGAATATGTTCCTGTTGCTCCACGCTAAGATACAGCTCGGTGCGGTTGCAGGTAGACAACACGACACCGCCCTGCACCAACGGTTGTTGGAGCAAGCTGGTTAGCGCCTGTTCGATAGACTCTGGGGAGAAGGTCACCCTTTCACGCAGAGAAACCGGAGCAGTTTTGTGATTTATACCTAACGCCAGCAGGGTCATTGCTTCGAGTAATACTTCTTTTGGTACGGGTTCTCGTTGAACGGCATTCTACTTGATGCGCGGGATCAATAAAAGGCACAACCGCATCTTCCGTCCAATCGCTGAAATAGACAGCATCAATGAGTGATTAGTAATAAATACAGCAAGATAAAGAATAATTTGACGACATAACATACTGAATTTTAGTGCAGTATGCGATATTCCGCACAGTATTGAGTAAAACTGACCAACCTGAGCATGGGGATAGCGATCAAATAACCGGCGTTTACCAGCCTAAAGTGCCGCAACGAAAGGTCGGATCCAAAATGAAGGAAACCTGTTGGCAAAAAAACATGCTTCGCCTGCAGGTAAAAAAATGCCGAGCCCGCAAAACATAACAGCGAAATAACGATTCGAACTGCAAGCTTCATAATCTTCGGATCTCCCCACCGCGATAGACTCTGGCGATATTACAGAACGCTACATCAACTAAACGCCAACGGCAGCAACACCCGGCCCCTGAGATATTCTTGCGTCCAGAGCGCAGGTTGGAACGATTGTGTTAATCTTATCAGCGAAGACCGCACCTGGCCCCGTGCCCGAGAGCGGTGACAAAGCCGGGAAGTTTCAACGCGATGCAGCAAAAAATTGACGAGCCGGCGTTGCCCCGCTAGCGTAAATGCTGATACCAAGGTCTCGCTGTGCGTGCCCGCAAGGACAAAAGGACAAGAGAAAGTTATGCCAATCCGCAAAGTTAGTTTGCTCCGCCTGATCCCGCTGGCCAGCCTGGTGCTGGCCGCCTGTACTACCACCAAGCCGACCGGCCCGGCCACCAGCCCGACGTCGCCGCAGTGGCGTGCCCACGAACAAGCGGTGCAACAGCTGAGTCAGTATCAGACCCGTGGTTCTTTCGCCTACCTGTCAGATCAGAAAAAAGTCTACGCCCGCTTCTTCTGGCAACAGTATTCGCCGGACCGTTATCGCCTGCTGCTGACCAACCCGCTTGGCAGCACCGAGCTTGACCTCAACGTACAGAAAAACGTAGTGCAGTTGACGGATAACCAGGGCAAACGTTACGTCAGCGACAATGCCGAAGAGATGATCCGCAAGCTGACCGGCATGGCCATTCCGCTGGACAACCTGCGCCAGTGGATGCTCGGCCTGCCGGGTGAGGCCAGCGACTTCAAGCTCGATGACCAATATCGCCTGAACTCGCTGACCTACCAACAAGGTAGCCAGACCTGGACCGTGGATTACCAGGACTACAACAACAGCCTCAAACCACAGTTGCCAAGCCGTCTGGAACTGAAACAGGGTGACCAGCGCATCAAACTGAAAATGGACGATTGGACGCTTAAATGATTCGTCAATGGCCATCGCCCGCTAAACTCAATTTGTTTTTGTACATTACCGGCCAACGTGAAGACGGCTACCACCTGCTGCAGACGCTGTTCCAGTTTCTGGATTACGGCGACACGCTGACCATCGACGTGCGCCAGGATGACGCCATTCACCTGCTGACCCCGGTGGCCGGCGTGCCGGATGAGCAAAACCTGATCGTCCGAGCCGCCCGTTTGCTGCAACAGCATTGCGATCGTCATGGGCTAAACACCGCCCCGCGCGGTGCTGACATCAGCATCGAAAAACGTCTGCCGATGGGTGGCGGACTGGGCGGCGGTTCCTCCAATGCCGCCACGGTGTTAGTGGCGCTCAATGACCTGTGGCGCTGCGGCTTGAACGACGAGCAGTTGGCAGAGCTGGGGCTGGCCCTTGGTGCCGATGTTCCGGTGTTCGTTCGCGGCCATGCCGCCTTTGCCGAGGGTATTGGCGAACGTTTGCAACCGGCCAATCCGCAGGAAAAGTGGTATCTGGTGGCCCATCCGGGTGTCAGCATCCCGACCCCGGTTATTTTTGGCGATGCCGATTTAAAAAGAGACACCCCGGTTCGCCCATTAAATGTGCTGTTACAGGCAACTTACGCAAATGATTGCGAACCAATAGCAAGAAAACGTTTTCGCGAGGTTGAACAGCTTGTTTCTTGGCTGTTAGAATACGCGCCGTCACGCCTGACTGGCACAGGTGCTTGTGTGTTTGCTGAATTCGACACAGAAACCGCCGCCCGTCAGGTGTTAAATCAAGCCCCGGAGTGGATACGTGGTTTTGTAGCGCGTGGCGTTAACGTCTCTCCACTACATCGCATTCGTTCCGGGCAGATTGAACCGTAGTTCTCGTTTCGCTGCGCAGAGTCGCTCACACCTGGCCCTGTCATCCCTGCGCCGCTGCGGTTTCAAATTTTTTTTACACACCCGTATGATATTGCGCCGGCGTCGCTAACTGCCCCTTAGCGAGGCCGAATGACAATATCTTCTCTGGACGCATGCCTGAGGTTCTTCTCGTGCCTGATATGAAGCTTTTTGCTGGTAACGCCACCCCGGAACTAGCACAACGTATTGCCAACCGTTTGTACACCAGCCTTGGTGACGCCGCAGTAGGTCGTTTTAGCGACGGCGAAGTGAGCGTGCAAATCAACGAAAATGTACGCGGCGGTGATATTTTCATCATCCAGTCCACCTGTGCCCCTACCAACGATAACCTGATGGAACTGGTTGTTATGGTAGATGCTCTGCGTCGCGCCTCCGCAGGTCGTATTACTGCTGTTATCCCTTATTTCGGCTATGCCCGCCAGGATCGCCGCGTGCGTTCTGCTCGTGTGCCAATCACCGCCAAAGTTGTCGCCGACTTCCTCTCCAGCGTTGGGGTTGACCGCGTACTGACGGTGGATCTGCACGCTGAACAGATCCAGGGCTTCTTCGATGTTCCTGTAGATAACGTGTTCGGTAGCCCGATCCTGCTCGAAGACATGCTGCAACAGAATCTGGAGAACCCAATCGTGGTTTCCCCGGACATCGGTGGCGTAGTGCGCGCCCGCGCTATCGCCAAACTGCTGAACGATACCGATATGGCTATCATCGATAAACGCCGCCCACGTGCGAACGTTTCCCAGGTGATGCACATCATTGGTGACGTGGCAGGCCGTGACTGCGTGCTGGTTGACGACATGATCGACACCGGCGGTACCTTGTGTAAAGCAGCTGAAGCGTTGAAAGAACGCGGTGCCAAGCGCGTATTTGCCTACGCGACCCACCCGATCTTCTCCGGTAATGCTGTGGAAAACATCCGCAACTCGGTGATTGATGAAGTGATCGTCTGCGACACCATTCCGTTGTCTGCAGAAATCAAGGCACTGAAAAACGTGCGTACTCTGACACTGTCCGGCATGCTGGCTGAAGCCATCCGTCGTATCAGCAATGAAGAGTCAATTTCTGCGATGTTCGAGCATTAATCAGAATTCTTTTCGGTGCGGCCCCCTGCCGTACCGGATCGATTGATTGCCCGATAGCAGAAAAAGAAAAACCCGTTGGTGCATCAGCAACAACGGGTTTTCTACCGGGTAGTCAAACATGACCTTAGGCCTTAATGCGCGGCAGATCTCCTTTGCCGTAACGCGGGTTCCCTTTTATTTTTTTAATCAATGTGACGAACGATGATTGTCGTTTCGGCAGCGTTTATCAAAATGTTTTATCCACCAGTAACGATCCGCCACCTGCTCACGCCCGCCGATACGTGCACCAACCAGCCATAACAGCGCGCCGACGAAGATACTCATGATTGCGCCATGGGCGAAAAACTGCGGCAAATTGAACTGCGATACTTCAGCAAGAATGTTGTATCCAACGCCGAAGATCATGACTACCAGCCCCAGCCCCATAAAAAAGTTGCCCATTTTGTTCACGTTTCTACGTTTCATATGCCACCTCCATAGTGCCATTTGCCAACCAGGGTAACTCAGTAAATGGTTAACCCACTTTGATAAGTTAAGTATAGGCCCTGTTCCGGCAAGGGGATTGCGTAGGCGATCACAAATGGTAAAGAAAGCATGACAAATCTTTACTTAAAGCAAGTAATTAGTTAACAAATTGAATGATTATGCTAATGAATTACTCCCCATTCTGAGGATATCCGCTGACTAACGCCACGCACAGCATCAGGATTTTGTCATTCGCGGCGCAGGCAGGTAGACTAATGCCCTTTCCATTATCTCGATCATAGCGAATCTCCCCGTGAGCAGTATTAAATTGATAGTCGGCCTGGCGAATCCGGGCGCTGAGTATGCCCAGACGCGACACAACGCCGGCGCCTGGTACGTCGATTTACTGGCCCAGCGCCATAACCAGCAGTTGAAGGAAGAGAGCAAATTCTACGGCTACACCGCCCGCCTGAATTTGGCCGGTAATGACGTGCGCCTGCTGGTGCCTACCACCTTTATGAACCTCAGTGGCAAAGCCGTACTGGCGATGGCCAATTTCTACCGTATTGAGCCGGACGAAATTCTGGTCGCGCACGACGAGCTGGATATTCCGCCGGGTGTTGCAAAAATCAAACTGGGTGGCGGCAACGGTGGGCACAACGGGCTGAAGGATATTCAGAGCAAGTTCGGCAATAACCCGAACTTCTATCGCTTGCGCATCGGCATTGGCCATCCGGGCGATAAAAACAAGGTGGTGGGTTTCGTGCTCGGCAAGCCACCGGCCAGCGAGCAAAAAATGATTGATGAAGCGATTGATGAAGCCGCACGTTGCACGGAAATTCTGCTGACCGACGGCCTGGAAAAAACCGTTCGTCGCCTGCACAGCTTCAAAGCGCAGGCCTGATAGTGATTGCAGCGGGCATCACGCCCGCTGCCGATCCGCTTAGGTTCGCAGCTTGAAGGTTTCCTCACCGACGTTGGCATCGTCGGTCTGATAGCCTTCTTCCGCCACATAATATTGCGGATCGTCCAGTTCATGGCTGCAAAAACGGTCCGGCCTGCTTTAACAGACGTACGCAGTCGCCGCTCAGGTGGCGTAACCGAATGGTTTTTCCCGCCGCCAGATAACGTGCCGTCAGCTTATCAATCGCTTCTACTCCGCTGGAATCCATCACCCGGGTACCGGCAAAATCCAGCACCACGTTTTGAGGATCGTTTTTCGGTTCAAACAGCTCGGCAAAGGCCGTGGTAGAACCAAAGAACAGCGGCCCGTCCAGTTGATACACCGCAACATCCCCCTCCCACCTGATGCTGACGCACGCGAATGCGCGCCTGCTGCCAGGCAAACACCAGCGCCGAGATAATCACCCCCGCTGATCACCGCCATCGCCAGATCGGTAAAGATGGTGATCACCGTGACCAGCAGCATCACCAGCGCATCGGCCTTCGGCATCCGCCGCAAGCGGCGCAGCGAACTCCACTCAAAGGTGTTGTAACACACCACCAGCATCACCCCTGCCAGTGCTGCCACCGGCAGCAGGCCGATGTAACCTGACAGGCTGACCACAAACAGGAATCAACAGTATCGCGCCGACGACGCCGGAAATACGTCCGCGCCCACCCGAGGTGAAGTTGATAATCGACTGGCCAATCATCGCGCAGCCGGCAAAACAACCAAACAGGCCGCAAATGGCATTGCCCGCGCCCTGAGCGATGCTCTCGCGGTTGCCATTGCCCTTTTTGCCGCCCATTTCGTCAAGCACCGTCATGGTCAGCAGCGACTCAATCAACCCCACCAAAGCGATCACTACCGCATACGGCAGCACCACTTTCAGCATTTCCAGGCTGAACGGGGCCATCGGCAGGCTGAAATGCGGCAAGGCGCCGGAGATATCGGCCAGATCGCCGACCCGCAAGGTATGCAGGTTAAACCCGATGGCCAGGGCCGAAACCACAATCAGGGCCGCCAACGAGGCCGGGATCACCCGGGTCAGTCGCGGGAACAGCACCACCACCCCGATCGCCAGCGCCACCAGCCCGTACATCAGCAGCCCCTGCCCGGCAATCATATGCAGCTGCGCCAGCATGATGACGATCGCCAAACCATTCACAAAACCGTGGATCGCCGGCAGCGGCACCAGACGAATAAATTTACCCAGCCGGAAAACGCCAATCAGGATTTGGATCACCCCGGCGAAAATCGTCGCCCATAACACATAGGCCATGCCGTGTTGCGCCGCCAGGCTCATCAGCACCACCACGATCGAACCGGCCGCGCCCGACACCATGCCCGGCTTGCCGCCAAACAGGGCGGTCACCAGACCGATAATAAAAGCCGTGTGTAGCCCAACGATCGGGGAAAGCCCGGCGACCAAAGAAAAGCCGACCGCTTCGGGGATCATGGAAACTGCCACCACAAAGCCCGCCAGCACCTCGTTCTTGACGGTCGACAGCCTGAAATTGTTCAGGTTAAACATGGATTATTCACTTCTGACAGATAAAAAACCTTCCCGCAGGACGAGAAACACAGCCGCATGGCGCGGCAAACCTCAGGAGGGGGGCAACTCAGGGTGGACTGGGCAAGAAGTACATCCGGCGCGTTTCCTGTAGGTTAATCAGAAGTGTCAGTATGTGTAAATGTGATCCAAATCTCAATCAAAAACCGGTTTTGTGGCTGCATTTGCCCGCAGCACACAGCCAGATCGAGAAAAACGGCCATTACGTGTATAATGGCGCCATTATTTCGTCCTTTATGCAGTGGGTTAAACCTAACCGGCTGATAGTTAAGATATTTAAGGTGATAACAACATGGGATTCAAATGCGGTATCGTCGGCCTGCCTAACGTAGGCAAATCCACCCTGTTCAACGCGTTGACCAAAGCGGGTATCGAAGCAGCCAACTTCCCGTTCTGCACCATTGAACCTAATACCGGTGGTGGTGCCGATGCCCGATTCGCGTCTGGACCAGTTGGCCGAGATCGTCAAACCCCAACGCATCCTGCCAACCACCATGGAATTCGTCGACATCGCCGGCCTGGTGAAAGGCGCGTCCAAAGGCGAAGGCCTGGGCAACCAGTTCCTGACCAATATCCGTGAAACCGAAGCTATCGGCCACGTAGTGCGCTGCTTCGAGAACGACAACATCATCCACGTAAACAACAAAGTTGACCCGGCTGACGACATCGAAGTGATCAACACCGAGCTGGCACTGTCGGATCTTGACACCTG is part of the Serratia quinivorans genome and encodes:
- the ychM_3 gene encoding Putative sulfate transporter ychM; the encoded protein is MFNLNNFRLSTVKNEVLAGFVVAVSMIPEAVGFSLVAGLSPIVGLHTAFIIGLVTALFGGKPGMVSGAAGSIVVVLMSLAAQHGMAYVLWATIFAGVIQILIGVFRLGKFIRLVPLPAIHGFVNGLAIVIMLAQLHMIAGQGLLMYGLVALAIGVVVLFPRLTRVIPASLAALIVVSALAIGFNLHTLRVGDLADISGALPHFSLPMAPFSLEMLKVVLPYAVVIALVGLIESLLTMTVLDEMGGKKGNGNRESIAQGAGNAICGLFGCFAGCAMIGQSIINFTSGGRGRISGVVGAILLIPVCGQPVRLHRPAAGGSTGRGDAGGVLQHL